The Phoenix dactylifera cultivar Barhee BC4 unplaced genomic scaffold, palm_55x_up_171113_PBpolish2nd_filt_p 000077F, whole genome shotgun sequence region AACTTGTCAATCACTCTGCTATTTTAGGATTCTCTTAATTCTTAATGGAACTTTGCAAAACATATGTATTGTAAGAAAGGAAACTAAATTAGTGAAAAACTGCAAGGATATTAATGTTGGAGACCACATCTGTATGGAAATTCTGTTATTTCTTGCTtttatttttactattttttgttTGAAAGCGATCGATAAATCTTTGCTATCAAAGCTCTAAAGATTTTATAAATGatttaagaaaacaaaagatttgACGGTCAATATTTGTACATTGTAATTtagttattttttgaattttttaaaatataacaaaaaacaaaagcaatagcAATACATACAGATCGACATCAAAATAATGGGCAAATCTTATTTGCTTTCCACCTATATAGCTCTTATTCCTATAAAActtgaaatattatattatacatgactgattatgcatgatattAGTTAAATCGAAATGataatttcaataattcctcaAGAAAAAGACCGTTTCAGTGTACAGATGCATTATTTCTATTTTCCATTTTGttatcaaactttttttttgttttcttatttGCCTGGTTTCATCTTATATCACTAAAATTTTGTCTTGGAAGAAAAGCAGAACCAGTTCAATTCAAGTTTCTTAAGAATTTCTTTTGCCAATATAAACCAGACACCTATTGAATAATTGATAAAACTTAGGTTGCAATCatctatctttttttcttctctctctctttctcttcttcttcttcttcttattctttctACTTTAATATTGCCTTCATTGATCCCACTTGGACTAAAAATATAATAGAGAACATCCAAGGAGCATGCAGCAGATGAGGAATTATCATGAATTGTATAAAAAGAGTTGGAATGGTTCCCATGAGATAATTTTCTCTTCACCTTTCGACACCGCCGGATGGTGAGGAGGACGTTCCCAGCTCGATCCATGAGCACTGCCTCCTGCCTCCAATTATGCGCATAGTTATCAACCCGGAAAACCATCCGACCATCGGAGTCATCGAAGACGGTGTAGCCATGGCCATTGAAGAGCAGCGACCTGCACCACACTGTCAGCTGGACCGGATATGGAGAGCACAGCTCCGGGAAGACTCCTCTCGGAGATCCGGCCGGTTCTCCGGCGCCAATATTGCTCCAATCCTCCATTGGAGCCTCCTTGCCTTCGGAAGTCTCCATGGTAGTGGAAGGGTGCAGGTTTGGAAGACTTCTCCTtggtttgagagagagagagagagagacaggaaGACTTTTGTTAGCTGTGTAAAGTTTGTATGGTGTATAGGCTTTGGAACGGTGTAACGTCGGGAGCAATGACGTTTTTTAGGGGCTTTCCCTGCCGTGCCTTCGCACGTTCAAATCCATCTACGCATGCACGGCCTGTCCTTGCCAACTTTTATCAATGCGATTGAAGCAACGGTCGTCATATCATATTTCCAGAATCACAAATTAAAAGTGCTATTTCTCTACTAATATTTTCATACGTATGCAAGGGCAAATGCCTAAGCATATCATGGACTTTCAAATATAGTTTTCATCATTGTAccattcacaaaaaaaaaaaaaaattggaaggcCGGTAAAGCTGCAAACTGAATAGCTTCATATGTAACCGACCACTCTGAGGGAGCTCTCCGAATTGGAAAGGAGCTGCCTAaagcgcttctttttttttttttgattttttggatgtattcatactaAAAATATATGAGTTATTCactatagaaaatatatatatatatatatatatatatattgtaatcCAAGAACTTTGCCGTGCTTGTTTTCATTTGCACTTGCAAGTAGAAGATAGTTTATATTTTAAGGAGAATTAGCACTCCGTTCTTACATTTAATTTTCAGTCTGTATATACTTATAGAAGATTCGCATAAATTCATACCCTTATATCTGGATGTACATGGTAATATGTAATTATGTATACATTGGGACATAAATATGTAGGATCTGAAATGTTGAAAGGGCCAGCAATTGAATACATCTCTATTTTAATTCCCCAACGTATACCAGACGCTAGAGTTTGAAGAGTAAACTTGGATTATTGGTTTGCTGGAGATTGAATCCTCTAACGACAAACCAACCTCCGAGGGCTACTGAAAATGGTCAGAAGTGAAGGTTGATCAGCCTCCATTGCTGACTTCTATCTAGTCTCATACTAATGCTCGACATTGATCGAACGGCCATGACGGCATCGATCGTAACGTGTACAAGGGAAACATTTGATGGAGTTCAAAGCTTATGGACGACTGATCTTCTAGTTGTCGTCTCCAACATTCAGTGCTTCTAATGTTTCAGCTCATTCCTTACGTCTTCACGTTTCTCTGATGCCACACCTGTTTTTCATGCCAAACAACATACGGAAGTAATGCCTTCAAACTGTGGAAACTTTTAGGACGATGAGCAAATCAACAAATAGACAGTATATATATTTGATGTAAGACAGTGGATATTTGTATGATTTGTGAGATATTATGGGCTGAAAGAAGAGTGAGGAATCTGGATTCCTTTTTCTACGCAGCCACAGAGAGCTAGAAAAGGACAGAACTCGGGGGGTGATATGAATGGTTCCAACTTCTTTCTTAATCACTCCATTTTGGCATACGATGGTCATGCTTCCTCGAACGAAAATacttgccaccaaggtggtcGCATGGTGGTAAGAAGGTTTGAACTCCATCCGAGTTGTCCGGGTTTGAAACACGCAGGTGTTGATTAAATCAGAGGACCGCATGCCCCACGCTTGGATGGCTCTATGTGGATATGCTTTTCTTCAATCAGTACTAAGATGGCGTACTCACACGTAGATGGCTCAGTGAGGTTTCCCACGGGTTAGGAAAGGCACGCGGAAACTTGCGACTCGCATCGAATATTTCCTAATGGAAGGAGGGGTCTAGTGGGGGCTACTATGCGGGTGGGATTctgcccctccccctcttctcctattttctaccaaaaaacaaaaaaaaaaaaagaggaaaatacTGTGCCTGCATAATTTCTTATGAGCTCCCAATCATGCATTAATTGCGTATGCAAAACGCATAAAACCCATAAAATAATCATGttgttattctttcttttctttctttgtttttttttttaactagttaTGAATCATACATGTTGTAATCAAGATGAATGAAGCTAAACACcatgaaataaatataaatattattttgttaAAATAATCATCATTGCTCATCACTGTACATATAACACTTCAAAAACATGACATAAGTTATTACATCAATAATAAATTACAAAGAAAGTATACATATTTGTTGAGAAACAAAGATAGTATAAACAATATCTCACATTTTAGAGAAATAGTATATATAAGTGTAAATTCTTATTGGAAAATATCTAATCCAAGATAATGAGATAATGACCGTCGTAAAATATTCCTTTTTGACTTAGAACTTTCCAGAGAACCATATGAATTGCATGGCATTTCATTGGTCAATCCGATGAAAATTGTTTTCTAGATGTTCTTTCTTTAATTTCAGATTAGTCAAATTTTATAACGCATTTGAGTATTATTTCAGTGGTTTCCAATGGAATCAAAACTGCTCATCAAATGCTCAACATTGTTTTTAAAGAAATCATATGCATCACACATGCTAGCTAATGTTTTATTCATTTTGAGACAATGAGAATATTCTACTGCCGTTGCTTTCTAAACTAATAATCCCCTACATCATGCATTCTAATTATGTGGTATAAACCTTAATGAGATTGCAGTTGCCCATCAAGAACGCATTGCTAGAGGTTATTGCTATTATTTGtggataaaatttgaaaattaattGTAAAAATATTGATGAAATTAATGATATAAAAATCACGATTAAAAATATGTTGCCTGGAATTGAGGCATATAGAATACATTACCCTAAGAACAAATATTTCCCCATCCTATGGAGATCTGACGATGTCATACCTAAGGTACTACAAACTCAACTTAATTTAAAGCCTTGCATCACAAACATAATTATATGAAGGTGTGACCTAAAAAACTTCCTACGGTTGcccacaaataaaataaaagcaaaagatCAACAAACTCGAAGTTTTATATCACAAGCACAATCGCAGGAATGTGTGACCCAAAAAAATTTCTTGAATCCCAGATACAAAAATAACAACAAATGGTAGAAATCGAGAGAAAAAATCTTACTTTAGGACCAGCCTAGCTTATATTCATCCCTATGCCTGGCATAACCAATCGGCAATGGactctgttgctggaaattggacccgggggccgccgcgaagccggggaaggaggagctccgctgctgcagggggcggacggcggtgcgccggccggctgcgtcctccgctgcgggggggtgtgcaagtcctgcaaggaaaaccggtggccgggctccccggcgccggccctccgatgcctaagtcagagggggcaagtatgtg contains the following coding sequences:
- the LOC103723214 gene encoding protein LURP-one-related 8-like isoform X2, producing METSEGKEAPMEDWSNIGAGEPAGSPRGVFPELCSPYPVQLTVWCRSLLFNGHGYTVFDDSDGRMVFRVDNYAHNWRQEAVLMDRAGNVLLTIRRCRKILNLMESWEAYKGDKDGLGMVGHQRPLFKATKELGAPSCTVSMVRTRGMEPLGYRMCWSRQNEWSKIYEAAANAPLVAEHYICLVG